A window from Luteibacter flocculans encodes these proteins:
- a CDS encoding glutathione S-transferase N-terminal domain-containing protein, with protein MSDLSAFPITRRWPAAHPDRIQLYSLPTPNGVKVSIMLEELGLPYEPHLVDITKNESKLPEFESLNPNGKIPALIDPSGPDGKPIGLFESGAILLYLAEKTGRFLPSDPAKRWAAIQWLFFQMGGIGPMFGQVGFFHKFAGKEYEDKRPLERYVAESKRLLGVLDRQLDGRDWIIGDEYTIADIATLGWVNNLVTFYGARELVGFDDFPNVIAWLERGMSRPGVERGLKIPARS; from the coding sequence ATGTCCGATCTCTCCGCGTTTCCGATCACCCGGCGTTGGCCGGCTGCCCACCCGGATCGCATTCAGCTTTATTCGCTGCCAACGCCCAATGGGGTGAAGGTCTCGATCATGCTGGAAGAACTGGGCTTGCCCTATGAGCCGCATCTCGTCGACATCACCAAGAACGAAAGCAAGCTGCCCGAGTTCGAATCGCTCAATCCGAACGGCAAGATTCCCGCGCTGATCGACCCGAGTGGCCCCGACGGGAAGCCGATCGGCTTGTTCGAGTCCGGCGCGATCCTTCTCTATCTTGCCGAGAAAACGGGCCGTTTCCTGCCCTCCGATCCGGCGAAGCGCTGGGCGGCGATCCAGTGGCTGTTCTTCCAGATGGGCGGCATTGGCCCGATGTTCGGCCAGGTGGGGTTCTTCCACAAATTCGCTGGCAAGGAATACGAAGACAAGCGCCCGCTGGAACGTTACGTCGCCGAATCGAAGCGCCTGCTCGGCGTACTGGATCGCCAGCTTGATGGGCGTGACTGGATCATTGGCGACGAGTACACCATCGCTGACATCGCCACGCTCGGCTGGGTCAACAACCTCGTGACCTTCTACGGCGCGCGCGAACTCGTCGGCTTCGACGACTTCCCGAACGTCATCGCCTGGCTGGAACGCGGCATGTCGCGGCCCGGTGTGGAGCGCGGGCTCAAGATCCCGGCGCGCTCCTGA
- a CDS encoding outer membrane beta-barrel protein: MKLLALTAATGAALLTPLAASADSASVTQTSPFISITGGKSHFNVDRDVSGTTFSGSEDRNSTGITVLGGYRWVVARPFALGVEAGYAHLGSTTWKARDGGLSEPYDVRDKNKVDAFLAGINGKWDLPYDLTITAHAGLAHVRSKGDFTGSSGGTSTPASTTRVHHDWSGNRFYGGVGFGYDYDENMGLTLSYDRYSFKADGPRDTGHNAQIGVLGLTAEYRFY, translated from the coding sequence ATGAAACTACTGGCACTCACCGCAGCCACAGGCGCTGCGCTCCTTACGCCGCTTGCCGCTTCCGCCGACTCTGCGTCCGTGACGCAGACCAGCCCTTTCATTTCGATCACAGGCGGGAAGTCGCACTTCAATGTAGATCGAGACGTCAGCGGCACGACGTTTTCCGGAAGCGAAGACCGGAACAGCACGGGCATCACCGTCTTGGGCGGTTACCGCTGGGTGGTGGCCCGCCCGTTCGCGCTGGGCGTGGAAGCCGGCTATGCGCATCTCGGTAGCACGACATGGAAGGCCCGCGACGGCGGCCTGAGCGAGCCATACGACGTCCGCGACAAGAACAAGGTCGACGCCTTCCTTGCCGGCATCAATGGCAAGTGGGACCTGCCCTACGATCTGACGATCACGGCACACGCAGGATTGGCTCATGTGCGCAGCAAGGGCGACTTCACGGGCTCCAGCGGCGGGACCAGCACTCCTGCGTCAACGACGCGAGTTCACCACGACTGGAGCGGCAACCGCTTCTATGGCGGGGTCGGCTTCGGCTACGACTACGACGAAAACATGGGCCTGACGCTGAGCTACGACCGCTACAGCTTCAAGGCCGACGGCCCTCGCGATACGGGGCACAACGCTCAAATAGGCGTTCTCGGCCTCACCGCGGAATATCGTTTCTATTGA